AAGGTAGTTCTGCCATCATCAATCATCTGACTGATTAACCAGTAATCAAAAGCACCTGCTTCCCAATGACCGGGACCAGAAGGAGCAGGAATACCTGTTGCCGGCTGGAAGACTCCATTTTCAGTGCTCTGCACGCCTTCCCAAGCCCTGCCATAAAAAGGCACGCCCAGGACAAGCTTTTCCGAAGGAACGCCCATTGAGAGATATGTCTGAACAGCACTCTCAATGCTTACGTCGCCATTATCGCTCGGATGAGCCTTCATTGCGGCATGATGTCCTGTCACATTCTCCCACCCGCCGTGAAAGTCGTAAGCCATCAGATTAATGAAATCCAAATAAGGCATCATTCCTCTAAGATCATAGTTCGCAATCTTATCTGAACCGGCAGGTCCGGCAATAGTCAGCTCATACTTGTCACCTGTTTCAGCTTCCTTTTCATCAAGCTGTCTTCTAATTTCACGTAACAAATGCACATAATTATCACGGTCAACCGGACGATATCTCTGGTATTGCTTTTCCAGTTCGATAGACATCTGAGCATTGGTTAAACCATCAGGAGGCTGAGGCAATCCGCCCGAAACAGGATACTCCCAATCAAGATCAATCCCGTCAAAACCCTGATGAATCATCATATCTACAGCAGAAGCCGCAAACCTCTCGCGAGTCTCTTCAGTCAATGCAACATCGGAGAAGAAAGTTGAGAGAGTCCATCCGCCCACAGAAAGCATCAGCTTGATGTGAGGATACTTCTGCTTAAGCTGCCTGAGTCTACCGAAGTTTCCGGCACGACTGAGACTTGCGTCCGCCCAACTCTGAGCAGGCAAACCATTTTCAGCAGGGAAGACCTTCTCAAAATCTGCATATTCGTCCACAGACTTAACCTTCAAAGTAGTTCCATCGATACCTACAAAGGCATAGTTGATATGAGTCAACTTATGAGCAGGAATGTCAGCAACCTGATAATCTCTGCCGTAAATTCCCCACTGAGCAAAATTGGCTATAACCTTTCTACCAGTGTACTCAATAGGATCACCTTCGCCAGTAGTACCACTCTCTGTTCCTGAATCTGTGCCGGAACCAGTATCTGCCCCTGTCCCCGCACCGGAGTCAGTTCCAGATCCAGAATCTGTGCCGCCACTTCCAGTATCATCACCACTTCCGGTATCACTACCGATTCCGGTATCACCACCGGTTCCAGTGCCGGAATCACTTCCACCAGTTGTACCGGAGCCACCGACAGTTGAAACAGCTACTCCATTCAATGAAACATTGGTAAATGCTGACGGGTCAACATTACCGGGCTGTCCGTTGAAACCGAATGAGATAGCACCGCCAGACGCTACATTACCATTCCAATCAAGCGGTCCGACCTTATAGTGATCCCCATTGTGCTGAAGAATCTTAGCGTTCCAAATGGAAGTGATATTTCCACTGTAATCGAACTCAAGAGCCCATCCATTCACAGCTGAACTAACCGTTACGTCTGCCTTGCCGCCAAAACCAGCACCCCAATCTGAGGTAATAGTAAATGTGGACTGCGCGGAAACGGAACCGCTGCCACTTGAACTTCCGCCAGTGCTTCCGCTGGAATCTCCACTGGAACTGCCACTATCGGATGGAGGCGAGCTGTCACCGGATGACAAGACAAAATTCTTCACCATATCGGAGGAAAGAGCGCCTTGTGTCTTTCCATTAAATCCGAATTCCAGAACAGCTCCAGCCGCCAAATTATTATTCCAATCCGGGCCTGAAACAGCATATGTGTGAGAACCGTCACTCTCTTCCACATCACCATCAATGCTGGCACTCCAGATCGAAGTTATTTCAAAAGGCACATTAAAAGTGGCCTTCCATTGTTCTAACTTGTTACCGCTGTCATTTTCGAACGATATCTTGCCGTCAAATCCTCCGCCCCACCACGTGGAACCATAAGAGAACTTTGCTGCAGCCGAAGCATCAGCACTGGCAAAACCGACTAGGCAAAAAATTGCCAACATGACACATAAAACTCTACGCATTAAAAACCCCTTGTATTAAAAGGTTAAAAGCTGTTTATGAAAAGATTCATTAAACTTGCTTCTAATCCGCATAACCTGCTCCAGTTTGCAGCCGGAACATCAGTTAAACTTAATAAATACAAAGCACCATGCATGCCACAGAGTTAACATACTTAAATACTTCACTTTAGACACAAAACGACCATTTAATGACTACTGATATTTCGTAAACATGGTTGATTTACATTCTACATTCCGATATTTCCTTAAAAACAGATATCCTCTTTACTCTAAAAACAGGACACCAGAATGCCCTACGTAAGCTTCCTGAAAGAACTTGTCGGTGAACTTTCCATCAGCGAATTACAGAAACGCTTTCTGCAGTTGATACTCAACTTACAGAATGTTGAACGGGGATCGATCTGGATAAAGAAAGAAGACAAAATTCAATGCATAGAAGCCGAAGGTAAAGAGAGCGATAAAATACTGCACACAATACTTAGCACGAAGAGCAAAAGTATTGTCGGCTGGGTTCTTGAGAACGAAGAGATGACCATTGCTGAGGGCGGGGTGGACAAGAGGCATTACAAGGATATCGAAGAAGAGCTGCACAAGAAAAGCCGCCTTATATTATGTTTTCCTTTGTTTCTTACCAGTGGAGAAATATACGGAGCCGTACAGGTTATCGACACCAGCGCGGGAGGTAAAAAACTTAACCTGAAACCTGAATACCTCAAAATTTTGCAAGATATGGTGGACATAGGTTCCATTGCCCTCTCCAATGCCCTGATCAGACAAAAAAGAATCGCGCAGGTAAAAGCTCTCCACGACACCATTGATTCAATGTATTCTGGAAGGTTTCTGCTTGGCGTAAGTCAGGCTTTCAGCAAAGTAATGACCCAGCTCGCAAGCTACGCCGTAACGGATTACCCCATCCTTATTTATGGGGAATCAGGAACGGGAAAAGAGCTTATCGCTAGAGAAATTCATAGACGAAGTCATCGTAAAGACATGCCTATGTTCATCCAGAATTGCAGCGCAATTCCCGGTCCGCTTCTGGAATCAGAACTTTTCGGATATGTAAAAGGAGCTTTCACAGGAGCATTCGAAAATAAAATCGGGCTATTTGAGGCTTCCAGCGGAGGAACAGTGTTCCTAGATGAGCTGGGTGAAATGGAATACGCTCTTCAGGCAAAATTATTGAGGGTCATCGAAGAAAACGAAGTAAAGCCTCTCGGCTCCAACCAGTCCCGTAAAATTAATATGAGGATCATATCCGCAACTAACAAGGACCTTGATCAGGCACTTAACGACGGAACTTTTCGGCAGGATCTGTTTTACAGGCTGAATGTACTGCCACTCTTTTTGCCCCCACTTCGGGAAAGACGGGAAGACATTCCGTTTCTCGTCGAACATTTCATTAATAGAGAAGCCCGTTTCATGAATTGTCCTCGAAAAAAGCTAACCGCGGACTCCATAAAACAACTTAAGGAGTACCGCTGGCCCGGTAATATCCGAGAACTTGAGAACTTCATCCGCCAGTTGATGGTGCTCTGCCATGAAGAAATTGTAACACCTGCGGATCTCCCTTCATATATCAGCGGAGATCAGTGCGGAACCGAGACTCATTTCACGCACTGCTCAGACACCTTTACGCCTTTTACAAGCGAGGAAGGCCCCAGCCCGACCCTGAACATGGAAGGGCTTACATGGAGCGAAGTGGAAGAATCTTACGCAAAATTTGTCCTCGAGAGCAGCGACGGAAATATTTCCCGTGCATCAAAAATTGCCAACGTAAATCGATCAACCTTCGATTCGCGGCTAGCAAAATTAGGCATAAAGAAATAATTGCCATGAGACATACTTATCAACCTACATGGTCATGCAGGTTGCCATAATCACTTAGTATGAGTACCTTGCCCAAAGTAAGTTAATATCAATATATATCCGTACAGAAAGGGTGTAAGCCAATTCAACGGAATTTCTAATAAGTTTGGTGAAGGAGTAGATATGAAAATCGCTGTTATCGGTGCGGGAGCATGGGGAACAACCCTCGCTAACACGCTTGCCAAAAAAGATCTGAACGTCAATCTCTGGGTCAGAGAACAGGAACTTGTTGACGAAATTACTAAAACCGGGCGCAATACGGTCTTTCTGCCGGACTTTGACCTTTCTAAGAATTTAATATGTGACAGCGACCCAGCAAAAGTGATGGAAGGCGCTGACTACTTTATCCTTGTAGTTCCGAGTCAATTCATACGCTCAGCTCTGGCAGACTTAAAGCACCTATTCCCACAAAACCCAGCTATCATCTGTGCGAGTAAAGGAATCGAGCTAAACACCGGTGCACCTATGTCTCAGGTTGTATTTGAAGCGCTTGAAGGACTTAACCCAAGATACGCACATATTTCAGGTCCCACTTTCGCTTATGAGCTTAGCGCAGAAATGCCTACATCAGTTGCTCTCGGGTGTGAAGACGAAGAGCTTGGCAAGGAAATTCAGGCTATTTTCGCAAGCAAATATTTAAGAGTCTACACCAACCCGGATTACCGAGGCGTTGAAATCGGCGGAGCTATTAAAAACATTATGGCAATCGCAGCCGGCATAGCTGACGGACTTAAGTTCGGACACAATGCAAGGGCTGCCCTCATAACCCGCGGAATAGCCGAAATGAGCAGACTCGGAACAGCCATGGGAGCAAATCCCGCGACCTTCATGGGACTTTCAGGCATGGGAGATCTTGTCCTCACCTGCACTGGCGACCTATCCCGAAACAGGCAGGTTGGCTTGAAACTAGGACAAGGACTGAAACTATCTGAAATTCTAA
This window of the Maridesulfovibrio frigidus DSM 17176 genome carries:
- a CDS encoding sigma-54-dependent Fis family transcriptional regulator; this encodes MPYVSFLKELVGELSISELQKRFLQLILNLQNVERGSIWIKKEDKIQCIEAEGKESDKILHTILSTKSKSIVGWVLENEEMTIAEGGVDKRHYKDIEEELHKKSRLILCFPLFLTSGEIYGAVQVIDTSAGGKKLNLKPEYLKILQDMVDIGSIALSNALIRQKRIAQVKALHDTIDSMYSGRFLLGVSQAFSKVMTQLASYAVTDYPILIYGESGTGKELIAREIHRRSHRKDMPMFIQNCSAIPGPLLESELFGYVKGAFTGAFENKIGLFEASSGGTVFLDELGEMEYALQAKLLRVIEENEVKPLGSNQSRKINMRIISATNKDLDQALNDGTFRQDLFYRLNVLPLFLPPLRERREDIPFLVEHFINREARFMNCPRKKLTADSIKQLKEYRWPGNIRELENFIRQLMVLCHEEIVTPADLPSYISGDQCGTETHFTHCSDTFTPFTSEEGPSPTLNMEGLTWSEVEESYAKFVLESSDGNISRASKIANVNRSTFDSRLAKLGIKK
- a CDS encoding NAD(P)H-dependent glycerol-3-phosphate dehydrogenase, which produces MKIAVIGAGAWGTTLANTLAKKDLNVNLWVREQELVDEITKTGRNTVFLPDFDLSKNLICDSDPAKVMEGADYFILVVPSQFIRSALADLKHLFPQNPAIICASKGIELNTGAPMSQVVFEALEGLNPRYAHISGPTFAYELSAEMPTSVALGCEDEELGKEIQAIFASKYLRVYTNPDYRGVEIGGAIKNIMAIAAGIADGLKFGHNARAALITRGIAEMSRLGTAMGANPATFMGLSGMGDLVLTCTGDLSRNRQVGLKLGQGLKLSEILKMRMVAEGVKTTESVHALAQKLGVEMPITEQVYKILYEDKNPAEAVRDLMGRDLKPE